One Prodigiosinella aquatilis DNA window includes the following coding sequences:
- the proB gene encoding glutamate 5-kinase: protein MSGSQTLVVKLGTSVLTGGSRRLNRAHIVELVRQCAQQHAAGHRIVIVTSGAIAAGREHLGYPELPATIATKQLLAAVGQSRLIQLWEQLFSIYGIHIGQMLLTRADLEDRERFLNARDTMRALLDNHIVPVINENDAVATTEIKVGDNDNLSALAAILADADKLLLLTDQAGLFTADPRTNPDAELIREVNGINDALRSIAGDSVSGLGTGGMSTKLQAADVACRAGIDVIIAAGSKPGVVGDVIDDISVGTRFHAMEAPLESRKRWIFGAPPAGEITVDDGALAAIMDRGSSLLPKGIRDVMGNFSRGEVIRIRSLSGRDLAHAVTRYNSDALRMIAGHHSQQIAEILGYEYGPVAVHRDDMIIN from the coding sequence ATGAGTGGCAGCCAGACTTTGGTTGTAAAACTGGGCACCAGCGTACTGACCGGCGGATCGCGCCGTCTCAATCGTGCCCATATTGTTGAGCTGGTGCGTCAGTGTGCGCAGCAACATGCCGCAGGGCATCGCATTGTCATTGTCACGTCTGGGGCGATTGCCGCCGGACGTGAGCACTTGGGGTATCCGGAATTGCCCGCTACTATCGCCACTAAGCAGTTGTTGGCGGCAGTCGGGCAAAGCCGATTGATTCAGTTATGGGAACAGCTGTTCTCCATTTATGGCATCCATATTGGCCAGATGCTGCTGACTCGCGCCGATCTGGAAGATCGGGAACGTTTTCTTAATGCCCGCGATACCATGCGTGCGCTGCTCGATAACCACATTGTGCCGGTAATCAATGAGAACGACGCAGTGGCGACGACTGAAATCAAAGTTGGCGATAATGATAATCTCTCGGCGCTGGCGGCAATACTGGCTGACGCCGATAAACTGCTGCTGCTGACCGATCAGGCCGGGTTATTTACCGCTGATCCGCGAACTAACCCCGACGCTGAATTGATCCGCGAAGTGAATGGCATCAACGATGCGCTGCGCAGTATTGCTGGTGACAGTGTCTCCGGGCTGGGTACTGGTGGTATGTCCACCAAACTACAGGCTGCGGACGTTGCCTGCCGCGCGGGTATTGATGTCATTATTGCCGCGGGCAGCAAGCCGGGCGTGGTTGGCGATGTCATCGACGATATCTCGGTGGGAACCCGCTTCCATGCAATGGAAGCCCCGTTGGAAAGCCGCAAACGCTGGATCTTCGGTGCACCGCCTGCCGGGGAAATTACCGTAGACGATGGTGCGCTGGCGGCGATTATGGATCGCGGCAGTTCTTTACTGCCCAAAGGTATCCGCGACGTAATGGGCAATTTCTCCCGGGGAGAAGTGATCCGTATCCGTAGCCTGTCAGGGCGAGATCTGGCTCATGCGGTGACGCGTTATAACAGCGATGCGTTAAGAATGATCGCCGGGCATCATTCCCAACAGATTGCTGAAATCCTCGGTTACGAATATGGCCCGGTGGCAGTCCATCGGGATGACATGATTATTAATTAA
- the crl gene encoding sigma factor-binding protein Crl — translation MTLSSGHSRNRLIKKFASLGPYLRESQCEGFHFFFDCLAVCVNVNPDPEKREFWGWWLELDAEEQKLIYSYRFGLFDESGNWCEKAFKNTEVDEKVHTTRQDFHNRLEILAQKLEPPYILTERP, via the coding sequence ATGACATTGTCTAGCGGACATTCAAGAAACCGGCTGATAAAAAAATTTGCTTCATTAGGGCCGTATTTGCGTGAAAGCCAATGTGAAGGCTTCCATTTTTTCTTTGATTGCCTTGCTGTATGTGTGAATGTAAATCCGGATCCAGAAAAGCGGGAATTCTGGGGCTGGTGGCTTGAGTTGGATGCAGAAGAACAAAAGCTGATTTATTCCTATCGCTTCGGTTTATTTGATGAAAGTGGTAACTGGTGTGAGAAAGCGTTCAAAAATACTGAGGTAGATGAGAAAGTTCACACTACCCGGCAGGATTTTCATAACCGCCTGGAAATCCTGGCACAAAAACTTGAGCCGCCTTATATCTTAACGGAACGACCGTGA
- the frsA gene encoding esterase FrsA, whose amino-acid sequence MVQANLSETLFKPSFKHQETSTLIRRTHHIDTDTMPDTQSTLEGRNNHSWYRTINRLMWIWRGVHPWEIEEVLSRISASQAVRSNELLLDTVVGYRSGNWIYEWTAQGMHWQQRAVERASGKDAGKCWLNAANLYSIAAYPYLKGDDLAEQAQTLANRAYEEAANHLSYELKTLNFPVAGGGTLTTFLHLPARGKAPFPTILLCGSLDMLQNDYHRLFQDYLAPAGMAMLTVDMPSVGFSSRWKLSQDSSFLHQQVLSALPDVPWIDHTRVGAFGFRFGANVAVRLAYLEANRLRGVACLGPVVHHLLSDTERQSQVPDMFMDVLASRLGMPFSADMALKTELGRYSLKTQGLLGHRCSTPMLAGYWKGDLICPKEEASLIVNSSQQGKLMSLDFSPVYQNFHLALQQISHWLQNKLD is encoded by the coding sequence GTGGTTCAAGCCAACCTGTCTGAAACGTTGTTCAAGCCCTCTTTTAAACATCAGGAAACGTCCACGCTGATTCGGCGCACTCACCATATTGATACGGATACGATGCCGGATACGCAGTCCACGCTGGAAGGACGAAATAACCATAGCTGGTATCGCACGATTAATCGCCTGATGTGGATTTGGCGTGGTGTTCATCCGTGGGAGATAGAAGAAGTCCTGTCGCGTATTTCTGCCAGTCAGGCAGTACGGAGCAATGAGCTTTTGTTGGATACCGTGGTGGGATACCGCAGTGGTAACTGGATTTATGAGTGGACAGCACAGGGAATGCATTGGCAGCAGCGGGCAGTAGAGCGCGCGTCGGGGAAGGATGCGGGGAAGTGCTGGCTTAACGCCGCCAACCTTTACAGTATTGCTGCCTATCCATACCTGAAAGGGGATGATTTGGCGGAGCAGGCCCAGACGCTGGCTAATCGGGCGTATGAAGAGGCAGCGAACCATCTTTCCTACGAATTGAAAACGCTGAACTTTCCGGTGGCTGGTGGTGGGACATTAACCACTTTTTTGCATCTGCCTGCACGGGGTAAGGCACCGTTTCCGACCATATTATTATGTGGCAGCCTGGATATGTTGCAGAATGATTATCATCGCCTGTTTCAGGATTATCTGGCACCGGCAGGGATGGCGATGTTGACGGTTGACATGCCATCGGTAGGGTTTTCATCCCGCTGGAAGCTGAGTCAAGACTCGAGCTTTTTACATCAACAGGTATTGAGCGCGCTGCCGGATGTTCCCTGGATAGATCACACCCGTGTCGGGGCATTTGGCTTTCGTTTCGGCGCCAATGTCGCGGTGCGGCTGGCTTATCTGGAAGCAAATCGGTTGCGGGGAGTTGCCTGTCTGGGGCCGGTGGTACACCATTTATTGTCCGATACCGAACGCCAGAGCCAGGTGCCGGATATGTTTATGGACGTGCTGGCCAGTCGCCTGGGTATGCCGTTCTCTGCTGATATGGCCTTGAAAACTGAATTGGGGCGCTATTCTCTCAAGACGCAAGGATTGCTGGGACACCGCTGTTCGACACCGATGTTGGCTGGTTACTGGAAAGGTGATCTGATTTGCCCAAAAGAAGAAGCGAGTCTGATTGTGAATTCATCACAGCAGGGAAAGCTTATGTCGCTGGATTTTTCACCGGTTTACCAGAATTTTCATCTGGCGTTACAGCAAATCAGTCATTGGTTGCAGAATAAATTAGATTAA
- the istA gene encoding IS21 family transposase, with protein sequence METCFKILQLKFDQKLTNRCIALTLKISASTVFEVLSRFKATSLPWPLPEAISHDALEKRIFPAKSASASELVMPDLLHFDTEMRKPGVTRQLLWMEYKAQAGELAMGYSHFCRCYREWKKTRRLSMRQEHRAGEKLFIDFCGPTLPVINPDTGEIRRVAIFVAVMGASNYTYVEACEGQDMMSWLNANSRCLTFLGGVPKLLIPDNLKSAVKKADRYEPVINDSYQALAEHYGTVIIPTRPYKPKDKPKAENGVLIVERWLLARIRNETFYTLRALNTRLRELLTDMNNRPMKGYGNQTRAERFRILDAPALSPLPLATYEYTEYKAVKVGPDYHVEYARHWYSVPHELVGQRLSLKAGQTVVQLWHKGQCVAQHPRSSHEYKHTTNPLHMPAQHRGHGTWTPERLLEMGCSIGPFTGRVVDAMLKAKAHPELAYRAVLGLIALQKKYGKERLEKASCVAWHYNAPDRRFIDNLLRHHREHQELPLSRQSEQHTVTSPEHENLRGPGYYH encoded by the coding sequence ATGGAAACCTGTTTTAAGATCCTTCAGCTTAAGTTCGACCAGAAGCTGACCAACCGTTGCATCGCACTGACACTGAAAATCAGTGCATCAACAGTTTTTGAGGTGCTCTCCCGCTTTAAAGCCACGTCTCTCCCATGGCCCCTCCCTGAAGCAATATCCCATGATGCCCTTGAAAAGCGCATCTTCCCGGCCAAAAGTGCCTCTGCATCAGAACTGGTGATGCCTGACCTGCTTCACTTCGATACTGAGATGAGAAAGCCTGGCGTAACGCGACAGCTGCTGTGGATGGAGTACAAGGCTCAGGCCGGTGAGCTGGCGATGGGGTACTCCCACTTCTGCCGTTGCTACCGGGAGTGGAAAAAAACGCGCCGCCTCTCTATGCGCCAGGAGCACCGCGCCGGCGAAAAACTCTTTATCGACTTCTGTGGCCCGACGCTCCCCGTCATCAACCCGGATACCGGAGAAATACGCCGGGTGGCCATCTTCGTGGCCGTGATGGGGGCATCCAACTACACCTACGTTGAGGCGTGTGAAGGCCAGGACATGATGTCCTGGCTGAACGCCAACAGCCGCTGCCTGACCTTCCTGGGCGGCGTGCCGAAGCTGCTTATCCCCGATAACCTCAAAAGCGCGGTGAAAAAGGCCGATCGCTATGAGCCTGTCATCAATGACAGCTATCAGGCGCTGGCAGAGCACTACGGCACCGTTATTATCCCGACCCGCCCCTATAAGCCGAAAGACAAACCGAAAGCAGAAAACGGCGTCCTCATCGTCGAAAGATGGCTGCTTGCCCGCATCCGCAATGAAACCTTCTACACGCTCAGGGCGCTGAATACCCGCCTGCGGGAGTTGCTGACGGACATGAATAACCGGCCAATGAAAGGGTACGGCAACCAGACCCGCGCAGAGCGCTTCCGCATACTGGATGCGCCGGCACTCTCACCGCTGCCTCTGGCGACGTATGAATACACGGAGTACAAAGCGGTGAAGGTCGGCCCTGACTACCACGTTGAATATGCCCGCCACTGGTACTCGGTTCCGCACGAACTGGTCGGTCAGCGCCTGTCGCTGAAAGCAGGTCAGACGGTGGTTCAGCTCTGGCACAAGGGGCAGTGCGTGGCGCAGCATCCGCGCAGTTCGCATGAGTATAAGCACACTACCAATCCGCTGCATATGCCGGCTCAACACCGGGGGCACGGAACCTGGACACCGGAACGACTGCTCGAGATGGGATGCAGCATCGGCCCGTTCACCGGCAGGGTGGTTGACGCCATGCTGAAAGCAAAGGCTCATCCGGAGCTGGCCTACCGCGCGGTACTCGGTCTGATCGCGCTGCAGAAAAAATACGGAAAAGAGCGGCTGGAAAAAGCCAGTTGCGTCGCCTGGCACTATAACGCACCGGACAGACGCTTTATCGACAACCTGCTGCGTCACCATCGTGAGCACCAGGAGCTGCCGTTATCCCGTCAGAGCGAGCAGCACACCGTGACCTCACCTGAGCATGAAAACCTGCGCGGCCCGGGCTACTACCACTAA
- the proA gene encoding glutamate-5-semialdehyde dehydrogenase, with protein sequence MLEQMGKAARQASYQLASLSTSQKNQALLTIADLLETERATILAANEQDLAQAKDNGMSEALLDRLQLTPARLTAVANDVRQICRLNDPVGEVIDGRILDNGLKLERRRVPLGVVGVIYEARPNVTVDVASLCLKTGNAVILRGGKETYRTNAATVKVIQQALIQCGLPSAAIQAIESPDRELVNQLLKLDRYVDMLIPRGGAGLHKLCREHSTIPVITGGIGVCHIYMDESMEFKPALDIITNAKTQRPSTCNTVETLLVHQGIAAEFLSVLSADMHKAGVTLHACPQSLSLLTGGPAQVVAVEAADYDDEWLSLDLNVKLVADIAQAVQHIREHGTQHSDAILTRSLSRAEQFVREVDSSAVYVNASTRFTDGGQFGLGAEVAVSTQKLHARGPMGLDALTTYKWIGYGDDLIRA encoded by the coding sequence ATGCTTGAGCAAATGGGCAAAGCGGCAAGACAAGCCTCGTATCAACTAGCCTCGTTGAGTACTTCGCAGAAGAATCAGGCGCTGTTGACCATCGCCGATTTACTGGAAACTGAGCGTGCCACTATCTTGGCTGCCAATGAACAGGATCTGGCGCAGGCCAAAGACAATGGCATGAGCGAAGCACTGTTGGATCGTCTGCAGCTGACGCCGGCACGTCTGACGGCTGTTGCCAATGACGTGCGTCAGATTTGCCGTCTGAACGATCCGGTGGGTGAAGTGATAGACGGTCGCATTCTGGACAATGGCCTGAAACTGGAACGGCGGCGCGTACCGCTGGGTGTGGTCGGCGTGATTTATGAAGCGCGCCCGAACGTCACGGTGGATGTAGCCAGCTTATGCCTGAAAACCGGGAATGCGGTGATTCTGCGTGGTGGTAAAGAAACCTATCGAACCAATGCCGCGACGGTAAAAGTGATCCAACAAGCACTGATCCAATGTGGTTTACCCTCAGCCGCGATCCAGGCTATTGAAAGTCCGGATCGTGAACTGGTCAATCAGTTACTGAAACTGGATCGCTATGTCGATATGCTGATTCCGCGCGGCGGCGCGGGTTTGCACAAACTATGCCGTGAGCACTCCACCATACCGGTGATTACCGGTGGGATCGGCGTCTGCCATATCTACATGGATGAGTCGATGGAATTTAAGCCAGCGCTGGATATCATAACCAACGCCAAAACCCAGCGTCCCAGCACCTGTAATACGGTGGAAACACTGCTGGTGCACCAGGGGATTGCTGCCGAGTTTCTGTCGGTGCTCAGTGCCGACATGCACAAAGCCGGCGTAACGTTGCACGCTTGCCCGCAGTCACTCTCTTTGTTGACCGGCGGTCCGGCGCAAGTTGTGGCGGTAGAGGCGGCTGATTACGATGACGAATGGCTCTCATTGGACCTGAACGTGAAGCTGGTGGCTGATATTGCGCAGGCAGTGCAACATATCCGTGAGCATGGCACGCAGCATTCTGACGCGATACTGACCCGTTCTCTGAGTCGTGCTGAACAGTTTGTGAGGGAAGTGGATTCCTCGGCAGTCTATGTAAACGCCAGTACTCGCTTCACCGATGGTGGGCAGTTCGGATTAGGCGCGGAAGTGGCTGTCAGCACACAAAAACTGCATGCTCGTGGCCCGATGGGACTCGACGCATTGACCACCTACAAATGGATTGGTTACGGCGACGATCTTATCCGCGCTTAA
- a CDS encoding site-specific recombinase encodes MAQRDNLYRRSSGIYVVRIAVPARYRLYTGQREIHASTETNDIRKARAIAAGLLVVWQRCLGEYQKLDREKLVSSAPALAGEGMISLAEFFGLTSASLQQVAQRLLDTNIPLFWLADGRPAYYVEDLSLVDKDDPEASGFIIDSAINIGIRGSLSGYVQPLVSSRILRQMIAGETLDAETAFKSSEASSKAAWFVDFPGVEISPASLMIHRVQAERLRLFWLSHSTAVSPIMPERPKAITPVLLPSLIPDNEYVNRKYYSVKMSELCEKYIRYKRGGKFTEKAENRVREGFSLLVEVMGDPKLVKVDRDYLREYESLLRSIPARRDLAKIRYKINDIHELMEKVFLLSPQRINSSHL; translated from the coding sequence ATGGCTCAACGTGATAATCTGTATCGCCGTAGCAGCGGTATTTATGTTGTCCGTATTGCAGTTCCTGCCCGATACCGTCTCTACACGGGACAGCGTGAGATTCACGCTTCAACAGAAACAAACGACATCAGAAAAGCGCGAGCGATTGCCGCAGGTCTATTGGTTGTCTGGCAGCGATGTCTGGGTGAGTATCAAAAATTGGATAGAGAAAAGTTGGTAAGCAGTGCGCCTGCTTTGGCTGGAGAAGGAATGATCAGCCTCGCTGAATTTTTCGGTTTAACGAGCGCTTCCCTGCAACAAGTGGCGCAGCGACTACTTGATACGAATATCCCGCTTTTTTGGCTTGCTGATGGGCGTCCTGCCTACTATGTAGAAGATCTTTCACTCGTTGATAAGGATGATCCTGAGGCTTCTGGATTTATCATCGATAGTGCCATTAACATCGGGATCAGAGGTTCTCTGAGCGGTTATGTTCAGCCCTTGGTTTCATCACGTATATTACGTCAGATGATCGCTGGCGAGACGCTGGATGCAGAAACCGCATTTAAATCCTCAGAGGCTTCATCCAAAGCCGCTTGGTTCGTTGACTTTCCCGGTGTCGAAATCTCGCCTGCTTCATTAATGATCCATCGTGTGCAAGCTGAGCGCTTACGATTATTTTGGTTGTCACATAGCACCGCAGTTTCTCCAATCATGCCTGAGAGACCAAAAGCAATTACCCCTGTATTATTGCCCTCATTAATACCGGATAATGAATATGTAAATCGTAAATACTACTCAGTGAAAATGAGCGAGTTATGTGAAAAATATATTCGCTACAAGCGCGGGGGAAAATTCACCGAAAAGGCAGAGAATCGAGTTCGGGAAGGTTTTAGCCTACTGGTTGAAGTCATGGGTGATCCAAAGCTTGTAAAAGTAGATCGTGACTATCTCCGTGAGTATGAGAGCTTACTAAGGTCGATACCTGCACGGCGTGATTTAGCTAAAATACGATATAAAATCAATGATATTCATGAGCTGATGGAGAAGGTATTTTTATTAAGTCCCCAGCGAATCAATTCTTCGCACCTGTAG
- a CDS encoding site-specific integrase, producing the protein MDQDFKADFTDEDLHAIFNRPWFKRGTVDRNSEGRFHHYRAFHYWLPLIGFFTGARINELCQLYLDDIKQDAAGFYFFEISNERVDQSLKTINSRRKIPLHSTLIKLGLIRYCEELKKAGHERLFPELPYHSVKGYGDKASDWFNRSLLKVQLGFEKDSKKSFHSFRHTFSTRLKQAGIDSETRAQFVGHIRGSGETENRYSKDHPPAALYDVLESVTLGLPEVAPFVCVDGIDAVADALRIKRNNKERDLNQ; encoded by the coding sequence ATGGATCAGGACTTCAAAGCTGATTTCACTGATGAGGATTTGCACGCTATTTTTAACCGCCCTTGGTTTAAACGTGGAACTGTGGATAGAAATAGCGAGGGACGCTTCCATCATTACCGTGCATTTCATTACTGGTTGCCACTCATCGGATTCTTTACCGGAGCAAGGATTAATGAGTTATGCCAGCTTTATCTAGATGATATTAAGCAGGATGCTGCCGGGTTTTATTTCTTTGAAATCAGCAACGAGCGTGTCGATCAGTCGCTGAAAACGATTAATTCACGACGAAAAATACCGTTGCATTCGACATTGATCAAACTTGGATTAATCCGCTATTGCGAAGAATTGAAGAAAGCAGGTCATGAGCGTTTATTTCCAGAGCTTCCTTACCACTCTGTAAAAGGATACGGTGATAAGGCTTCGGACTGGTTTAACCGTTCGTTGTTGAAAGTGCAGTTAGGATTTGAAAAGGATAGCAAGAAATCTTTCCATTCATTCCGTCACACGTTTTCTACCAGGCTCAAACAAGCAGGAATCGACAGCGAGACGCGCGCTCAGTTTGTTGGACATATCCGCGGTTCTGGCGAAACAGAGAACCGATATAGCAAAGATCATCCACCAGCGGCTCTTTATGATGTGCTTGAGAGCGTTACGTTAGGGCTACCGGAAGTTGCTCCATTTGTTTGCGTAGATGGTATAGATGCGGTAGCAGATGCACTACGAATTAAAAGAAATAATAAAGAACGAGATCTTAATCAATAA
- the istB gene encoding IS21-like element helper ATPase IstB yields MSDNLLNKLTQLKLPAMAGGLIRQRETPQTYEELSFEERLTLLADDELLNRENGRVARLRKSANLKYQAAPEGLHYPVSRGLRAEQMRELLNGHYITHKKSLLITGPTGCGKSWIANALGEQACRQKHSVQYWRTGRLLEMLAQGRVDGSWLKHLKQLQKTQVLILDDLGLEPLSNAQCNDLLEIIEDRYGQSSTIVVSQFPVDKWHGLMENPTTADAILDRLVHNAHRLALQGESMRKNKPGVESDEKTG; encoded by the coding sequence ATGAGCGATAACCTGTTAAACAAACTGACCCAACTGAAGCTCCCGGCGATGGCCGGTGGGCTGATACGCCAGCGAGAAACGCCCCAGACTTACGAGGAGCTGTCGTTCGAGGAGCGGCTGACCCTGCTGGCCGATGATGAGTTGCTGAACAGAGAAAACGGTCGTGTTGCGCGGCTGAGAAAAAGCGCCAACCTGAAGTACCAGGCAGCCCCGGAGGGGCTGCATTACCCGGTCTCACGGGGTCTGCGGGCCGAGCAGATGCGGGAACTGCTGAACGGTCACTACATCACCCACAAGAAAAGCCTGTTGATCACCGGTCCGACGGGGTGTGGAAAAAGTTGGATAGCCAATGCGCTGGGTGAGCAGGCATGCCGACAGAAACACAGCGTGCAGTACTGGCGTACGGGACGGCTACTGGAGATGCTGGCGCAGGGTCGCGTTGACGGCAGCTGGCTGAAGCACCTGAAACAGCTGCAAAAAACGCAGGTGCTCATCCTGGACGATCTGGGTCTGGAGCCACTGAGCAACGCGCAATGTAACGACCTGTTGGAGATAATCGAAGACCGCTACGGACAAAGCAGTACCATCGTGGTGAGCCAGTTCCCAGTAGACAAGTGGCACGGTCTGATGGAGAACCCGACAACGGCAGATGCGATCCTGGACAGGCTGGTGCATAACGCGCACAGACTGGCACTCCAGGGTGAGTCAATGAGGAAAAATAAACCGGGAGTGGAAAGCGACGAAAAAACAGGTTAA
- a CDS encoding AAA family ATPase: MKTYCNDAKQLFLLTHNFTFFKLARDWFNTNNRNRKRKEKIENAFFYTIEPSAVTPRSSAICNADASLIDYNSEYHYIFDTLYKHKEHPRLTREQAFFTANLSRKLLESFLNFKYPKHRSDLSQLMDVAAKNCVVFDSNKKEKVYRFINKYSHSAVIEMNEDIAENLIGEGTNVIGDIFLWIEEVDKVHYDEMVSVCQKN, encoded by the coding sequence ATAAAGACGTATTGTAATGACGCAAAGCAGCTTTTTTTACTAACTCATAACTTTACGTTTTTCAAGTTAGCTCGCGACTGGTTTAATACAAACAATAGAAACAGAAAAAGAAAAGAAAAAATTGAAAACGCATTTTTTTATACTATTGAACCCAGTGCTGTTACACCTCGATCATCTGCAATATGTAATGCTGACGCAAGTTTAATTGATTATAACTCAGAATATCATTATATTTTTGACACTTTGTATAAGCATAAAGAACATCCTAGACTAACTCGTGAGCAGGCATTCTTTACAGCAAATCTATCTCGTAAATTGTTAGAGTCATTTTTAAACTTCAAATATCCAAAACATAGATCGGATTTATCACAACTAATGGATGTTGCCGCAAAAAATTGTGTTGTCTTTGATAGTAATAAAAAAGAAAAGGTTTATCGTTTCATTAACAAATATTCTCATAGTGCTGTTATCGAAATGAATGAAGATATTGCTGAAAATTTAATAGGTGAAGGCACAAACGTAATCGGAGACATCTTTTTGTGGATAGAAGAAGTTGACAAAGTTCATTATGATGAAATGGTAAGTGTTTGTCAGAAAAACTGA